From Cydia strobilella chromosome 4, ilCydStro3.1, whole genome shotgun sequence, the proteins below share one genomic window:
- the LOC134740996 gene encoding queuine tRNA-ribosyltransferase catalytic subunit, with translation MGSKALAFTVQAECTVTKARAGLMELPHYKVRTPVFMPVGTQGTMKGILPEQLESLDCEIILGNTYHLGNRPGTDVLNKAGGLHKFMGWNRALLTDSGGFQMVSLLKLAELTEEGVKFRSPYDDSEIMLTPEKSIEIQNCIGADIIMQLDDVVQTTFNDHDRIKEATERTSRWLDRCLKAHKRPTEQNIFPIVQGLLNAELREKSAREHMTKDVNGFAIGGLSGGESKDDFWPMVTLSTDILDKNRPRYLMGVGVAIDLVVCVALGVDMFDCVFPTRTARFGCALVNKGQLNLKQKQYETDLNPIDKDCTCSTCKNYTRAYLHCIVTVETVACHLLSVHNIAYQMRLMRTMRDCIQKGTFPEFVRKFVKEAFPDENYPTWVINSLNSVGISIEIDKNKN, from the exons atgggTTCTAAAGCACTCGCTTTCACCGTTCAGGCAGAATGTACAGTTACAAAGGCTCGAGCAGGACTAATGGAGCTACCCCATTATAAAGTGAGAACTCCAGTCTTTATGCCGGTTGGAACACAG ggAACAATGAAAGGTATATTGCCCGAACAATTGGAAAGTTTGGATTGTGAAATAATATTAGGAAATACTTACCACTTGGGCAACCGCCCAGGCACAGATGTGCTGAACAAAGCCGGAGGCCTTCACAAGTTCATGGGCTGGAACAGAGCTCTGCTCACTGACTCTGGTGGATTTCAAATGGTATCTCTTCTAAAATTGGCTGAACTTACAGAAGAAGGTGTCAAGTTCAGATCACCTTATGATGACTCAGAAATCATGTTGACCCCTGAGAAGTCTATTGAGATAcaaaattgtatag GTGCAGACATTATAATGCAGTTAGATGATGTTGTCCAAACCACATTCAATGACCATGATAGAATCAAGGAGGCGACTGAAAGAACTAGTCGCTGGCTAGACCGGTGTCTAAAAGCCCATAAGAGGCCAACTGAACAAAACATTTTTCCCATAGTTCAGGGTTTGTTAAATGCAGAGTTGAGAGAAAAAAGTGCAAGAGAACATATGACTAAGGATGTCAATGGATTTGCTATTGGCGGACTTAG TGGAGGTGAATCAAAAGATGATTTTTGGCCCATGGTTACCCTGAGTACCGACATCCTGGACAAAAATAGACCTCGTTATTTAATGGGAGTGGGAGTAGCCATTGACCTCGTGGTTTGTGTGGCCCTGGGTGTGGACATGTTTGATTGTGTGTTCCCAACAAGAACTGCA CGATTTGGCTGTGCACTTGTCAATAAAGGACAACTTAATCTTAAACAAAAACAGTACGAAACTGACTTGAACCCAATTGACAAGGATTGTACATGTTCAACGTGCAAAAACTACACTAGAGCTTATCTGCACTGCATTGTCACTGTGGAGACAGTTGCTTGCCATTTACTGTCAGTGCATAATATTGCTTATCag ATGCGTCTTATGAGAACCATGAGAGATTGCATACAAAAAGGGACTTTCCCAGAATTTGTACGGAAGTTTGTTAAAGAAGCATTCCCAGATGAAAACTACCCTACATGGGTGATTAATTCCCTCAATTCTGTTGGAATCAGCATagaaattgataaaaataaaaattaa